In the genome of Oculatellaceae cyanobacterium, the window TGAAAGGTATATAAAGAGCGTTCAAGGTGGTGATGTTGAGTAATCCATTGAGCAATATGAGCTAAAAAATTCGGATTGCTGGGGTTTAATTGCAAGGTGATTAATTCACCAGAGTTGACCACCCCACTTAGCGATTCAGCCGATGGAGCAGCTAATTCAGTTGTTAACCTTTCAGAAAAGTGATCGCGAAGGCTAAAATCATCACATACGGAAACTAAAATCTGGCGACGCAAACCTAGACCCAACGCTCGTTTCAAGCGTTGATAAGTTTGCATATTCCAGCCTGAAACCGTAGGGGGAGCAGTATCTGTCACTGTCATCAGCAGCAAGTAGGTGTGGCAGATGGTAATTAGCACTAGCTTTAATCGCCTTTTGGGATTAAAGCGGGTGTTATTCTTATTTATTCAAAGTCTTTTTACCTGGTTCAGGATTAAACTTCCCCAATTAGCAGTAATGTTTAATACATCTTTAAATAGTAAGGTTTTTATATTTAGCTAATCTACATCTATAGAAAAATAACTGCTTAGTAAAAATCCATATTAAATTCAGTTAAATATCGCCATTTAGAAAGATGTGATCTGATTTAAAACTTGGTTGTTTTTAGAAAGTTACAACTATAATTCTAGATTAATAAAGATAAATAGAAATAAAAAGAATATTTTAACTTAAATAAATATTTATATTAAAGGTGGTAATTAAATTAGTATGTGAAATTAATACAATTTTATTGATGATTTTGCTCATCCTTTTAGGGGATAGATACTTTATATCTATTGAAAGAGTTGTAAAAATAAAAAAATTGACAAAGTAGTACTAAGTTTTTTAAAAAACTTTTCCAAGTTTTAGGAGAAGAATTATGGGCATACAAGATTTGTTCAAAGGTTTACCTAACTTCCCGCAAGGGGATCGCAACAGCGATCGCGAAGACAGCGATCAAGAACGTCATTCCAGATACCGTGATGACGATCGCGAACATAGATATCGTGACGAGCGTGACAATGACGACCGCGAACATAGATATCGTGACGAGCGTGACAATGACGATCGCGAACATAGATATCGTGACGAGCGTGACAATGACGATCGCGAACATAGATATCGTGACGAGCGTGACAATGACGATCGCGAACACAGATATCGTGACGAGCGCGACAATGACGACCGCGAACATAGATATCGTGATGAGCGCGACGATGATGATCGCGAACATAGATATCGTGATGAGCGCGACGATGATGATCGCAAACACAGATATCGCAATGAAGATCGTGATGATGATGATCGCGACGATGAGGATGACGATTAAAAAATCTAGTCGTGATCGTCTAGCTACTTTAAAGTGCTAGATAAAGCGGGCAAAGGAGAAAGTAAAAATAACTGCTCTGCTTGTGATTTACCCTTTCACCTGTCACCAAAACAAAAATTTTTTCTAAAAATGCCTAAGTTTTGCTCAACAGATTCAAAGGTTACAATCCCTTAGCAGTTCCTTCACCGCGCGGATCAGCAGCGCCTTCTAACCAGCCATCCGGTGTCTGTTCAATAGCATTAGCATTACCCCAATAAGGCTGCAATTCAATCTTTTGACCTCGACGGCGCAAATCTGCCAAAGTTGCTGGATCGAAACCCCAACGATCCACCCTTACTGTATCCGGTAGCCACTGATGATGTAATCTTCCGGCTGAAACAGCCTCGCTGACATTCATGCCGTATTCCAGAACGTTCAAGAGAACTTGTAGCACAGTGGTAATGATAGTACTACCGCCAGGAGCGCCTGCTGCCAAGCGTAAACGTCCATTTTCAGTGACAATTGTTGGTGTCATGCTGGATAAGGGAATTTTGTTAGGTGCGATCGCATTTGCATCTCCACCCACTAACCCATAAGCATTAGGTACACCAGGCGCAGCCGCAAAATCATCCATCTCATCATTGAGCAAAATCCCAGTACCAGGAACAACCACACCAGAACCGAAGCCATAATTAACGGTAAAAGTTAAACTTACTGTATTACGCTGGGCATCAACAACTGTGAGATGACTTGTATCAGAAGATTCTTTGATTAATTTAGGTTGTGCATTAGCAGGAATATTACCTGGAACTTCTGAAGAAAATTGCGATAAAGTTGACCGCGGTGCTGGCTTTACTTCAGTCGAAGGACGTGCTATTTCCATCGAGATTTCCTGCCTTCTTTTGGCAGCATAACTACGACTGGTAAGTGCTTGAATTGGCACTTTTACAAAAGCAGGATCACCTAAATATTCCGAGCGATCGGCATAAGCAATCCGCATTGCTTCTACCATCAAATGTAAAGCATCAGGATTGTGCCATCCTAAAGATTTAAGGTCAGTATCACCGATGATGTTCAATATTTGCAACAAGTGGACACCACCAGAAGAAGGTGGCGGCATTGAACAAACACGATATTGACGGAAATTACCACAGACAGGTGTGCGCCAAGTAGGTTTGTAAGCTTTGAGATCGTTAAGGGTGATTAAGCCACGATTGGCACTCATATCACGAGCGATCGCACGGGCAATATTACCTGTATAAAAGTTGTTAGGATTTTGAGCGATCGCCTCTAAACTTTTTGCTAAATCTCGCTGTATTAAGCGTTCTCCTGGTTGATATGCAACCCCCTTTTTGCTAAAGACTTGAGTAGCAGCAGCATTTTTGAGGATTGCAGCCTTTCGACTATTAAAAGCACTAACAAAGCGATCGCTAATAACAAATCCATTACGAGCTAAATTAATAGATGGTGCGACCACCTCTGACCATTTCAACTTGCCATAACGTCGCTGTAACTCATACAATCCAGCTACAGTACCAGGTACGCCTGCTGATAAATGACCATCAATACTAGCTTGCGGTTGTACCTTACCATTAGCATCAAGATACATATTCCGAGTAGCTTTTTGAGGTGCGCGTTCTCGGAAATCAAGAGCTTTAACTTCCTTAGTAGAATTCCAGTTTAATAATAAAAAGCCACCACCACCAATGCCAGCAGAAAAAGGCTCTACCACTGAAATAGCAAAAGTAGTTGCTACTGCGGCATCGACAGCATTGCCACCCTTCCGCAACATCGCAATACCCGCTTCAGTCCCCAGGGGATGAGCAGAAACCACCATGCCTTGTTTACTTTTTGCGGGTCGTAAAAACGCCGCCGTTGCTTCTGGACAATTAACCAGCGATATAGAGATAGAAAAAGAAACCAGTGCAACAGCAAAACTCTTGCACTGATAAAATATCTGAATCATCACAATTAAGAATTAACAATTATCAATTAACAATTATAGGGAGTTGGCTTCAGTGTTCCTCAGTTTAGACCTAATTGCTGGTTTCTGAGCTAACTCCCCAATATACCCACACAAAACTCTTAATTGATAATTGATTTAAGCTTCCGCTTCCACTGCTTCAGGTTCAGCTTCAGTTTTTGGAACTTCGTGCTTAATTGTCAAGTAGCGAATTACTTCTTCACTTAGGCGCATAGCTCTTTCCAAACCTGCAACTGCGTGTCCGCCGCCTTTGTAGTTCATTTGAACATAAATACCATCGCGATGCCTATTGATTTCGTATGCTAGACGACGCTTACCGCGATGCTGGACTTGAATATCCTCAACTCCTTGCTCACGCAAGAAACTTTCATATTTGGCGATCGCGCCATCAACCACCTCATCCCCTTGATCGGGACGTAGGATATACATTGTTTCGTATTCGTAAACTTTACTCACGCGCGTTTATCTCCTTATGGACAAGATGGCCTCTTCTGGTTAGCTGGATATAACCAGACAACATTAAAAAAGGTAGAATTTTTCCACCTGTATACTCAACCCTCCAGCAGATCAAGAGGCAAGGACATACAATCTTACTACCGTCGTTTATTGTACATATTTACCAGCGTAAATCCCAATTATTTTAAATATTTAGCTGACATCACTCATTACAAATCACCCAGTCAATATATGGCGCAACGCTACGTCCGAGTTAAAACCGAAAAAAACCAGACTTACTACGGTTTACTACAACTAAATCGCAGTGTACAGGTACTTGATGCCCCACCTTGGTTACAAGGACAGCCTACAGATGTACATTTACCAGCAGATAGTTACCAATTACTGGCTCCCTGCGCTCCCTCAAAAATAGTTGCTGTTGGTAAAAATTACGCCAACCACGCCGCCGAAATGGGAACACCAGTTCCTAAAGAGCCACTACTTTTCCTCAAACCTCCTACTGCGGTAACTGGTGATGAAAGCAATATTTTCTACCCACCTCAGTCACAGCAGGTAGACTATGAAGGCGAATTGGCTTTAGTTATTGGAGAGCGATGCGTACAATGTACACCCAAAGAAGCTCAAGCAAAGATTTGGGGTTATACCATTGCTAATGATGTCACAGCACGAGATTTACAAAAACTTGACGGTCAATGGACAAGAGCAAAAGGATTTGATACTTTTTGCCCACTAGGGCCGTGGATTGTGCGAGAGTTAAGCGCAGGGGCAAGGATACAGACATTTTTAAATAATTTTAATCAGCCTGTACAATCTGCCTCTATTGACCAGATGGTGTTTTCACCAGAAGTTCTAGTATCTTATATCTCTCAGGTAATGACCCTCTTACCAGGCGATGTTGTACTTACAGGTACGCCAGAAGGTGTTGGAGCGATGCAAACTGGCGATCGCATTTGTGTAGAAATTGAAGGCATCGGTCAGCTACAAAATACTGTAGTTGCACGCACGATCAATTAACAATGATCAAACTACTATTTTTTCGCTCTTTGTAGGTTGGGTTAAGCGCAGCGCAACCCAACACTTTAACAATTAAGACTTACTCACCATCATGTAATTACAATGATTTTAAATTCCTCTAATTTACTGATAACTGACATTAGCGCACTTGTGTATAAACAGCCTCTGAAATCGCTGGTATTTCAGCATAACGTCCTAGCAAAGACTGCACTACTGAATATGTGCAAGCAGCAATAGTTCCTAAAAATACTACGTTAAGCAACGTTTCTGTTAATAAGTTTTGACCTAGCCCTGGAAGTAATATTCCAGTAAGCATCCTGCACAAAACCAGAACAATATCTAAAAGAATTGCCTGTAATGTGTTGAAACGAATAAAGTGGCTAATATTTTCGTTTCTCACTACTGCCAAATACAAAACAAAGAAAATTATTAAGCCAGCAAAGGGAAAATTATTAATAATTATCAAAGGCTGTAGTGGTAAAAACAGCAGCTGAAGGCTAGGAAACTGTGCAAACAGAACAGCACCAAATGGCAGCACATCAATTAAAGGAAGTAAGTAAGGCAGAGAAGCAAAAACTCTGTCTTGAGGTGTTACAGATCCACGCCAACTCATCGTACATTCTCCTGAAAAACTTTATTTAGTGTTAAGTCTTACTAAGTTCAGGATAACGCAGCAGTTCAAAAACCCCTATTTAACATTGGCAAGTCGGAAACCCATTTGGCACTCGTACTGCTGAGGATGATTCTCGTTAAGTTGGCGAATTGCTTGACCACACCTCAGTTGACCATGATGCCAGCGCGGTTGACCACTATGATCCGCTAATAAACAGCTTTGGCACACTAGATGTGGAGTAAGTATTTGATTCTCTGTGAGAATGACTAGCATTAACTACCTCCAGTCGATCCCCAATACGTCTGAATTTATTCTAGATTATTACTTCAGGCAGATAGACACAATTGCTACATACTTTAACTTATCTCAACAAGAAAATCCTTAACTGCTATTGTAAGTAGGAATTTATACCATATAGTTGTTCCTAAAATAAAAAAAGTAACTTAAAATTTATATTCCATGTTGGATGTAAAGAGAGTTACAATAATTGATTGGGGAAATTTTAGGCAAAGCTCATATCGCTACGGCAGATCTCAACCTGGTATGCAGCTAAACTGAAGTTAAAACCGTGCTGATAGTACCTCTAGGATTGACTCAAGTGTCTCAAACCAATTTAGATTTTCTTGGCTCCACTGATCCGGCTATTGCTGAGTTGATTCAGCAAGAACTCCAGCGTCAACGCGACCACTTGGAGTTAATTGCTAGTGAAAACTTTACTTCAGCAGCAGTTTTAGCGGCTCAAGGTTCGGTATTGACAAATAAGTATGCCGAAGGTTTGCCTGGAAAACGCTATTACGGTGGCTGCGAATTTGTAGATAAAGTTGAGCAATTGGCAATAGACCGTATTAAACAGCTATTTGGCGCGGCTCATGCTAACGTTCAGCCGCATTCTGGCGCTCAAGCTAATTTTGCGGTATTCCTGACGCTTCTAGAACCAGGCGATACCATTATGGGGATGGATTTATCCCACGGTGGTCATTTAACTCATGGCTCTCCTGTGAATGTATCAGGAAAATGGTTTAAGGTTTGCCACTATGGAGTAAATAAGGAAACTGAGCAGTTAGACTACGAACAAATTCGGGAATTAGCGCTACAACATCGCCCGAAATTGTTAATTTGTGGTTATTCTGCTTATCCTCGCATCATTGATTTTGAAAAATTCCGCGCGATCGCAGATGAAGTTGGTGCATACTTGTTAGCAGATATTGCTCATATCGCTGGTTTGGTTGCAACAGGTCATCATCCTAACCCCATTCCTCACTGTGACGTAGTTACTACCACCACCCATAAAACTTTGCGTGGGCCAAGAGGTGGTTTAATTATGACCCGTGATGCGGAATTAGGGAAAAAATTAGATAAGGCTGTTTTCCCTGGTACTCAAGGCGGCCCATTAGAACACGTAATTGCAGCTAAAGCGGTGGCTTTTGGTGAAGCTTTACAGCCTGCGTTTAAAGAATATTCCGGTAATGTAATTGAAAATGCTCGCGCAATGGCAAATCAGTTACAAAAGCGTGGTTTGAATATTGTTTCTGGTGGCACTGACAATCATTTGATGTTGGTAGATTTACGTTCTATAGGCATGACTGGGAAGAAAGCTGATCAATTGTTAGGCGATGTTAATATTACAGCCAACAAAAATACGGTTCCCTTCGATCCAGAATCACCTTTTGTAACTAGCGGTATCCGTCTCGGTTCACCTGCGATGACTACACGCGGTATGGGTGTGGCAGAATTCACAGAGATTGCTAATATTATTGCCGATCGCCTGTTGAACCCTGAAGATGAGGCAGTCGCTATTGATTGTAAGCGTCGGATAGCTAGTTTGTGCGATCGCTTCCCTCTCTATCCTCATTTGAATATTCCCGTACCAGCAATGGTTTAATTAGCGATTAGCGATTAGCGATTAGCGATAAAATACTACTTAATACAAGAGATT includes:
- the rpsF gene encoding 30S ribosomal protein S6; the protein is MSKVYEYETMYILRPDQGDEVVDGAIAKYESFLREQGVEDIQVQHRGKRRLAYEINRHRDGIYVQMNYKGGGHAVAGLERAMRLSEEVIRYLTIKHEVPKTEAEPEAVEAEA
- the ggt gene encoding gamma-glutamyltransferase encodes the protein MIQIFYQCKSFAVALVSFSISISLVNCPEATAAFLRPAKSKQGMVVSAHPLGTEAGIAMLRKGGNAVDAAVATTFAISVVEPFSAGIGGGGFLLLNWNSTKEVKALDFRERAPQKATRNMYLDANGKVQPQASIDGHLSAGVPGTVAGLYELQRRYGKLKWSEVVAPSINLARNGFVISDRFVSAFNSRKAAILKNAAATQVFSKKGVAYQPGERLIQRDLAKSLEAIAQNPNNFYTGNIARAIARDMSANRGLITLNDLKAYKPTWRTPVCGNFRQYRVCSMPPPSSGGVHLLQILNIIGDTDLKSLGWHNPDALHLMVEAMRIAYADRSEYLGDPAFVKVPIQALTSRSYAAKRRQEISMEIARPSTEVKPAPRSTLSQFSSEVPGNIPANAQPKLIKESSDTSHLTVVDAQRNTVSLTFTVNYGFGSGVVVPGTGILLNDEMDDFAAAPGVPNAYGLVGGDANAIAPNKIPLSSMTPTIVTENGRLRLAAGAPGGSTIITTVLQVLLNVLEYGMNVSEAVSAGRLHHQWLPDTVRVDRWGFDPATLADLRRRGQKIELQPYWGNANAIEQTPDGWLEGAADPRGEGTAKGL
- the glyA gene encoding serine hydroxymethyltransferase, translating into MSQTNLDFLGSTDPAIAELIQQELQRQRDHLELIASENFTSAAVLAAQGSVLTNKYAEGLPGKRYYGGCEFVDKVEQLAIDRIKQLFGAAHANVQPHSGAQANFAVFLTLLEPGDTIMGMDLSHGGHLTHGSPVNVSGKWFKVCHYGVNKETEQLDYEQIRELALQHRPKLLICGYSAYPRIIDFEKFRAIADEVGAYLLADIAHIAGLVATGHHPNPIPHCDVVTTTTHKTLRGPRGGLIMTRDAELGKKLDKAVFPGTQGGPLEHVIAAKAVAFGEALQPAFKEYSGNVIENARAMANQLQKRGLNIVSGGTDNHLMLVDLRSIGMTGKKADQLLGDVNITANKNTVPFDPESPFVTSGIRLGSPAMTTRGMGVAEFTEIANIIADRLLNPEDEAVAIDCKRRIASLCDRFPLYPHLNIPVPAMV
- a CDS encoding Tic20 family protein, with the translated sequence MSWRGSVTPQDRVFASLPYLLPLIDVLPFGAVLFAQFPSLQLLFLPLQPLIIINNFPFAGLIIFFVLYLAVVRNENISHFIRFNTLQAILLDIVLVLCRMLTGILLPGLGQNLLTETLLNVVFLGTIAACTYSVVQSLLGRYAEIPAISEAVYTQVR
- a CDS encoding fumarylacetoacetate hydrolase family protein, which produces MAQRYVRVKTEKNQTYYGLLQLNRSVQVLDAPPWLQGQPTDVHLPADSYQLLAPCAPSKIVAVGKNYANHAAEMGTPVPKEPLLFLKPPTAVTGDESNIFYPPQSQQVDYEGELALVIGERCVQCTPKEAQAKIWGYTIANDVTARDLQKLDGQWTRAKGFDTFCPLGPWIVRELSAGARIQTFLNNFNQPVQSASIDQMVFSPEVLVSYISQVMTLLPGDVVLTGTPEGVGAMQTGDRICVEIEGIGQLQNTVVARTIN